A section of the Alligator mississippiensis isolate rAllMis1 chromosome 8, rAllMis1, whole genome shotgun sequence genome encodes:
- the CALR gene encoding calreticulin isoform X1: MSPFLVLCGLLGLAAAGPAEFFREEFADGDTWTSRWVESKHKSDYGKFKLTAGKFYGDSEKDKGIQTSQDARFYAISSRFEPFSNRGKTVVVQFTVKHEQNIDCGGGYVKLFPASLSQEDMHGDSEYNIMFGPDICGPGTKKVHVIFNYKGKNVLINKDIRCKDDEFTHLYTLIVRPDNTYEVKIDNGKVESGNLEDDWDFLPPKKIKDPEAKKPEDWDERAKIDDPTDTKPEDWDKPEHIPDPDAKKPEDWDEEMDGEWEPPVIQNPEYKGEWKPRQIDNPDYKGKWVHPEIDNPEYTPDPSLYAYDSFGVIGLDLWQVKSGTIFDNFLITDDEKFAEEFGSETWGATKDAEKKMKEQQDEEQRKKQEEEDKKRKEEEGEAEGDEDEDEDDDDEDEPEKEDEEETEGPGKDEL, translated from the exons ATGAGCCCGTTCTTGGTGCTGTGCGGCCTCTTGGGCttggcggcggcggggcctgcgGAGTTCTTCCGGGAGGAGTTCGCCGACGGAG ATACCTGGACGAGCCGCTGGGTGGAGTCAAAGCACAAATCTGACTATGGGAAGTTCAAGCTGACGGCTGGCAAGTTCTATGGGGACAGCGAGAAAGACAAAG gAATCCAGACAAGCCAGGACGCCCGCTTCTATGCCATCTCATCCCGCTTTGAGCCTTTCAGCAACCGGGGCAAGACGGTGGTGGTGCAGTTCACAGTGAAGCACGAGCAGAACATTGACTGTGGTGGGGGTTATGTCAAACTCTTCCCGGCCAGCCTGAGTCAGGAGGACATGCATGGAGACTCTGAGTACAACATCATGTTTG GTCCTGACATTTGTGGGCCTGGGACCAAGAAAGTCCATGTGATCTTCAACTACAAGGGCAAGAATGTGCTCATCAACAAGGACATACGCTGCAAG GATGACGAGTTTACCCACCTGTACACCCTCATTGTCCGGCCCGACAATACCTATGAAGTGAAAATAGACAATGGCAAGGTGGAATCGGGCAACCTGGAGGACGACTGGGACTTCCTGCCACCCAAGAAGATCAAGGACCCTGAGGCCAAGAAGCCTGAGGACTGGGATGAACGGGCCAAGATTGATGACCCCACAGACACCAAGCCTGAg GATTGGGACAAGCCTGAGCACATCCCTGACCCTGATGCTAAGAAACCTGAGGACTGGGATGAGGAGATGGATGGCGAGTGGGAGCCTCCGGTTATCCAGAACCCCGAGTACAAG GGGGAGTGGAAGCCGCGCCAGATTGACAACCCTGACTACAAGGGCAAGTGGGTACACCCTGAGATCGACAACCCTGAGTACACGCCTGATCCCAGTCTATATGCCTATGACAGCTTTGGAGTTATTGGCCTTGACCTGTGGCAG GTGAAGTCTGGCACCATTTTTGATAACTTCCTGATCACAGATGATGAGAAGTtcgcagaggagtttggcagTGAGACGTGGGGGGCCACCAAG GATGCAGAGAAGAAGATGAAGGAGCAGCAGGATGAAGAACAGCGCAagaaacaggaggaggaggacaagaagcggaaggaggaggagggcgaGGCCGAGGGGGACGAGGATGAGGATGAGGATGATGATGACGAGGATGAGCCTGAAAAGGAGGatgaagaggagacagaggggccTGGGAAGGATGAGCTGTGA
- the CALR gene encoding calreticulin isoform X2, protein MALKNAACDTWTSRWVESKHKSDYGKFKLTAGKFYGDSEKDKGIQTSQDARFYAISSRFEPFSNRGKTVVVQFTVKHEQNIDCGGGYVKLFPASLSQEDMHGDSEYNIMFGPDICGPGTKKVHVIFNYKGKNVLINKDIRCKDDEFTHLYTLIVRPDNTYEVKIDNGKVESGNLEDDWDFLPPKKIKDPEAKKPEDWDERAKIDDPTDTKPEDWDKPEHIPDPDAKKPEDWDEEMDGEWEPPVIQNPEYKGEWKPRQIDNPDYKGKWVHPEIDNPEYTPDPSLYAYDSFGVIGLDLWQVKSGTIFDNFLITDDEKFAEEFGSETWGATKDAEKKMKEQQDEEQRKKQEEEDKKRKEEEGEAEGDEDEDEDDDDEDEPEKEDEEETEGPGKDEL, encoded by the exons ATGGCGCTTAAAAATGCCGCATGTG ATACCTGGACGAGCCGCTGGGTGGAGTCAAAGCACAAATCTGACTATGGGAAGTTCAAGCTGACGGCTGGCAAGTTCTATGGGGACAGCGAGAAAGACAAAG gAATCCAGACAAGCCAGGACGCCCGCTTCTATGCCATCTCATCCCGCTTTGAGCCTTTCAGCAACCGGGGCAAGACGGTGGTGGTGCAGTTCACAGTGAAGCACGAGCAGAACATTGACTGTGGTGGGGGTTATGTCAAACTCTTCCCGGCCAGCCTGAGTCAGGAGGACATGCATGGAGACTCTGAGTACAACATCATGTTTG GTCCTGACATTTGTGGGCCTGGGACCAAGAAAGTCCATGTGATCTTCAACTACAAGGGCAAGAATGTGCTCATCAACAAGGACATACGCTGCAAG GATGACGAGTTTACCCACCTGTACACCCTCATTGTCCGGCCCGACAATACCTATGAAGTGAAAATAGACAATGGCAAGGTGGAATCGGGCAACCTGGAGGACGACTGGGACTTCCTGCCACCCAAGAAGATCAAGGACCCTGAGGCCAAGAAGCCTGAGGACTGGGATGAACGGGCCAAGATTGATGACCCCACAGACACCAAGCCTGAg GATTGGGACAAGCCTGAGCACATCCCTGACCCTGATGCTAAGAAACCTGAGGACTGGGATGAGGAGATGGATGGCGAGTGGGAGCCTCCGGTTATCCAGAACCCCGAGTACAAG GGGGAGTGGAAGCCGCGCCAGATTGACAACCCTGACTACAAGGGCAAGTGGGTACACCCTGAGATCGACAACCCTGAGTACACGCCTGATCCCAGTCTATATGCCTATGACAGCTTTGGAGTTATTGGCCTTGACCTGTGGCAG GTGAAGTCTGGCACCATTTTTGATAACTTCCTGATCACAGATGATGAGAAGTtcgcagaggagtttggcagTGAGACGTGGGGGGCCACCAAG GATGCAGAGAAGAAGATGAAGGAGCAGCAGGATGAAGAACAGCGCAagaaacaggaggaggaggacaagaagcggaaggaggaggagggcgaGGCCGAGGGGGACGAGGATGAGGATGAGGATGATGATGACGAGGATGAGCCTGAAAAGGAGGatgaagaggagacagaggggccTGGGAAGGATGAGCTGTGA